One region of Chlorobiota bacterium genomic DNA includes:
- a CDS encoding amino acid transporter, with protein MCLTGVDYFSTLGYQPGIAFLAAGFLSPVATLILILLTLFGALPIYKRVASASPHGEGSISMLENLLARWKGKLFVLVLLGFVATDFIITITLSAADATAHVLENPYAPHWLEHPVIVTLVLVTLLGAVFLKGFKEAIGLAVFLVTGYLLLNVVVVSYGIYEVATHATVLADWTDHLFEVHGNPWVMIGVALILFPKLALGLSGFETGVAVMPLVKGEPSDTHKQPTGRIHNTHKLLLSAALIMSVMLFTSSIVTTTLIPPEAFKPGGPANGRALAFLAHKFFGDLFGTVYDVSTIAILWFAGASAMAGLLNIVPRYLPRYGMAPEWARATRPLVLVYTAIAFAVTIIFDADVDAQGGAYATGVLVLMSSAAIAVTLSAWKKEKMRWAFLLIALVFGYTTIVNIIERPEGLKIASLFILAIVLSSLVSRVLRTTELRIEEIELDDAAKGIIEELREGDIRIIANRRDRGDVEEYRVKEREKRANNHIPEDDPILFFEVIPGDASEFTGKIKVKGKKIGEFYVLRCQAPAVPNAIAAFLLYVRDRTGKIPHVYFGWTEGNPFSYMLRYIAFGEGDTAPVTHEVLRQAESNPKRRPAVHVGG; from the coding sequence ATGTGCCTGACCGGCGTGGATTACTTCTCCACACTTGGCTATCAGCCTGGCATCGCCTTCCTTGCTGCCGGATTCCTTTCCCCAGTTGCTACGCTTATCCTGATTTTGCTGACGCTGTTTGGCGCGCTCCCTATTTACAAGCGCGTTGCCTCGGCAAGCCCCCATGGCGAAGGCTCTATTTCGATGCTGGAGAACTTGCTTGCCCGTTGGAAAGGGAAGCTGTTTGTGTTGGTGTTGCTGGGGTTTGTGGCCACGGATTTTATCATCACCATCACCCTTTCGGCTGCCGATGCCACGGCGCACGTGCTGGAAAATCCGTATGCCCCGCATTGGCTTGAGCATCCGGTGATTGTCACGCTGGTGCTGGTAACGCTGCTTGGCGCGGTGTTCCTGAAAGGGTTCAAGGAAGCCATTGGGCTGGCGGTCTTTTTGGTGACGGGGTATCTGCTCTTGAACGTGGTTGTTGTCAGCTACGGCATCTACGAGGTGGCCACCCACGCAACAGTGCTTGCCGACTGGACCGACCATCTGTTCGAGGTTCACGGCAATCCCTGGGTGATGATTGGCGTTGCGCTCATCTTATTCCCAAAACTTGCGCTGGGGCTTTCGGGATTCGAGACCGGCGTGGCAGTGATGCCACTGGTGAAAGGGGAGCCAAGCGACACCCACAAACAACCCACCGGGCGGATCCACAACACCCACAAGCTGTTGCTGTCGGCAGCGTTGATTATGAGCGTGATGTTGTTCACCAGCAGCATCGTCACCACAACGCTGATCCCACCGGAAGCCTTTAAGCCTGGTGGCCCCGCGAACGGACGCGCCTTGGCGTTCTTGGCCCATAAATTTTTTGGCGATCTGTTCGGCACCGTCTATGACGTTAGCACCATCGCCATTCTGTGGTTTGCTGGGGCTTCGGCAATGGCGGGGTTGCTGAACATTGTGCCACGCTACCTTCCGCGCTACGGCATGGCCCCCGAGTGGGCACGCGCCACGCGCCCGTTGGTGTTGGTGTACACCGCCATTGCCTTTGCCGTCACCATCATCTTCGATGCCGATGTTGACGCGCAAGGGGGGGCTTATGCCACCGGGGTGTTGGTGTTGATGAGTTCCGCCGCCATTGCCGTGACGCTATCGGCATGGAAGAAGGAGAAAATGCGGTGGGCGTTTTTGCTGATTGCGTTGGTGTTTGGCTACACCACCATCGTCAACATCATTGAACGGCCCGAGGGGTTGAAGATTGCTTCGCTGTTTATCCTTGCTATCGTCCTAAGCTCGCTGGTTTCGCGGGTGTTGCGCACCACCGAACTTCGCATTGAGGAGATTGAGCTGGACGATGCCGCAAAAGGGATTATCGAAGAACTGCGCGAAGGGGATATCCGGATTATTGCCAACCGCCGCGACCGTGGCGATGTTGAGGAGTACCGGGTGAAGGAACGGGAGAAACGCGCCAATAACCATATCCCCGAAGATGACCCAATCCTCTTCTTCGAGGTGATACCCGGGGACGCTTCGGAGTTCACCGGGAAGATTAAAGTGAAGGGGAAGAAGATCGGCGAATTCTACGTGCTGCGATGCCAGGCCCCAGCGGTGCCAAACGCCATTGCAGCATTCTTGCTGTACGTCCGCGACCGAACCGGAAAAATCCCTCATGTCTATTTCGGTTGGACCGAGGGGAACCCGTTCAGCTATATGCTTCGCTATATTGCTTTTGGCGAAGGGGACACCGCACCCGTCACCCACGAGGTGCTGCGCCAAGCCGAAAGCAATCCCAAACGGCGGCCCGCCGTGCACGTGGGGGGATAA
- a CDS encoding DinB family protein translates to MTRNSLPTLAAIGDAGNCLRLLDASRSELLALADAASDAALFAKPLPEEWSGAETLEHIARVEESVARALAWVRKIARGETVRTITVQPGEWRDNGRAIAPDRVAPRGQMSRDELIAMLWQSRQHLLSEVQESGQLLQDPASFTHPFFGELNGLGWLQMATYHEPSHLLQLRRALERGESAAGTAE, encoded by the coding sequence ATGACTCGCAATAGCCTTCCAACCCTTGCTGCCATTGGCGATGCTGGCAACTGCTTGCGGCTTCTTGATGCCTCACGCAGTGAGCTTCTTGCCCTGGCCGATGCCGCTTCCGACGCAGCACTGTTTGCAAAACCGCTTCCCGAAGAATGGAGCGGTGCCGAGACGCTTGAGCATATTGCCCGCGTGGAGGAATCGGTGGCGCGGGCGTTGGCGTGGGTCCGCAAAATTGCCCGTGGGGAGACGGTGCGAACCATCACCGTCCAGCCCGGGGAGTGGCGCGATAATGGCCGCGCCATTGCGCCGGATCGCGTTGCCCCGCGGGGCCAGATGAGCCGCGATGAGCTTATCGCAATGCTGTGGCAAAGCCGCCAACATCTTTTGTCGGAAGTCCAGGAAAGCGGCCAGTTGCTGCAGGACCCGGCTTCGTTCACCCATCCATTTTTTGGCGAGCTGAACGGGCTGGGCTGGCTGCAGATGGCCACCTACCACGAACCATCCCACCTCCTGCAATTGCGCCGCGCTTTGGAGCGTGGGGAATCAGCCGCAGGGACCGCAGAGTAA